In Hyla sarda isolate aHylSar1 chromosome 9, aHylSar1.hap1, whole genome shotgun sequence, the following proteins share a genomic window:
- the LOC130291576 gene encoding protein SETSIP-like yields the protein MSCPEKTGECSPPPAKQRRVLETEEKNNGVRDLPDSQEAEAAQALWEMTKWRENAEEKEQPGNVIPHTPENGTVEDPHARLPVCTPERGDTGESATGTPHIPEGGETGEKNTTPSKQDPLKRDATGNGESEDQRRKCVQPSLEIADSEEPAVLSPLSSDSEAGDNPSCSEGDECCIVSVGTQATSTDRSLQALESVQQELRSVNERADRALLQLKRRYGQLRKPHIQKRNSIIRTIPGFWVTAFLNHPQLSAMIDDRDEDTLSYMNNLQVEDFTHLKSSCKIKFYFNSNPYFKNDVIIKEFQYGSSGRLTSHSTPIQWWRGQNPSYSGKNSSTPSFFSWFSDHSFPAADRIATIIKEDLWPNPLQYYLIGEGESDDHPAEDSDPDNTDDCVVIVDDDDEDDEEEDEGGDENEEDDEEDDENDVHEISDNTEKHTEGTDNDDDDDNDDDDDDDDEEDEESVPEEMVESTVVDETDNIVLDADDSENSSEEGGGDSE from the exons ATGAGCTGTCCAGAGAAGACCGGGGAGTGCTCCCCTCCACCAGCTAAACAGAGGAGAGTTTTGGAGACTGAGGAAAAGAACAATGGCGTTCGTGATCTACCGGATAGTCAGGAAGCTGAAGCTGCTCAGGCTTTATGGGAGATGACTAAATGGAGAGAGAATGCTGAAGAGAAGGAGCAGCCAGGCAATGTTATTCCACACACTCCAGAAAATGGCACAGTAGAAGACCCTCATGCAAGACTACCTGTGTGTACACCAGAGAGGGGAGATACAGGGGAAAGCGCGACAGGAACCCCTCACATCCCTGAAGGTGGTGAAACTGGAGAGAAGAATACAACACCATCCAAGCAAGACCCCTTAAAAAGAGATGCAACAGGAAATGGCGAATCAGAAGATCAGCGGAGAAAATGTGTACAGCCGAGCCTAGAGATAGCAGACTCAGAAGAGCCTGCTGTTCTGTCACCCCTTTCCTCAGATTCTGAAGCGGGTGACAACCCATCGTGCAGCGAGGGTGATGAGTGTTGCATTGTTTCTGTTGGCACCCAGGCTACTAGTACTGATCGCTCCCTGCAGGCTCTGGAGTCAGTGCAGCAAGAACTGAGGTCAGTAAATGAGCGGGCGGACCGGGCCCTGCTGCAACTGAAACGGAGATATGGACAACTCAGAAAACCACACATCCAGAAACGCAACTCCATCATACGTACCATCCCGGGCTTTTGGGTCACTGCT TTTCTGAATCACCCACAACTTTCTGCTATGATTGATGACCGTGATGAAGATACATTAAGTTACATGAACAATTTACAG GTAGAGGACTTTACACACTTAAAGTCAAGTTGCAAGATAAAATTTTATTTCAACTCCAATCCTTACTTCAAGAATGATGTCATCATCAAGGAGTTTCAGTATGGTTCTTCTg GGCGCCTCACATCTCATTCTACTCCTATTCAATGGTGGCGAGGACAGAACCCATCATATAGCGGCAAAAACAGTTCTACGCCAAGCTTTTTCAGTTGGTTTTCTGATCATAGCTTTCCTGCTGCAGATCGTATTGCAACA ATAATCAAAGAAGATCTTTGGCCAAATCCGCTGCAGTATTACCTTATTGGTGAGGGTGAAAGTGACGATCATCCAGCAGAGGACAG TGATCCAGACAACACAGATGATTGTGTTGTTATTGTGGATgacgatgatgaggatgatgaagagGAAGATGAAGGAGGAGATGAAAATGAGGAAGATGATGAAGAGGATGATGAAAATGATGTTCATGAAATATCTGATAATACAGAAAAACACACAGAAG GtactgataatgatgatgatgatgataatgatgatgatgatgacgatgatgatgaagaggacgaaGAATCGGTGCCTGAAGAAATGGTGGAATCAACTGTTGTTGATGAGACAGACAACATTGTGCTGGATGCAGACGATTCAGAAAACTCCTCAGAAGAAGGCGGCGGTGATTCTGAGTAG